A genomic stretch from Candidatus Finniella inopinata includes:
- a CDS encoding M48 family metallopeptidase — protein sequence MYFKVEFFDGECSVSQNCTLLCDENSKFCIKYNDKHINLEKIAWRKTKTKLFLTSESLQKHAYIAVEAADDQRLILKVLTNLKKVKSAWVSRSFFIYYGIIGLFAALWLFMDSLVFLLPNSIEPWLEKEARLIHFRNLTSIANDSNEPTLKKIKDAFTAIDPDLQGIEIEILQNEQINAVTLPNKKVIIYSKLIENADSIEELIGILAHEMTHVKYRHCIASYIKLSFLSLLDTIVAGGTLSESGIVLYFLQFSRANEMEADEGAIKYLEQLRLSTKGMEKFFKKITEQKTSKSWVPEFFNTHPGSPDRRKLFTAHRKTYKESVFSDNDLKNLKKIVDTKSGG from the coding sequence ATGTATTTTAAAGTAGAATTTTTTGATGGAGAATGCTCGGTAAGTCAGAATTGTACTCTGCTATGTGATGAAAATTCGAAATTTTGCATTAAATACAATGATAAACATATCAATCTTGAAAAAATTGCTTGGAGAAAAACTAAAACCAAGCTTTTTCTAACCAGCGAATCCCTTCAAAAGCACGCTTACATTGCCGTTGAAGCCGCTGACGATCAGCGCCTGATACTCAAGGTATTAACAAATCTAAAAAAAGTAAAATCGGCCTGGGTCTCGCGTTCTTTTTTTATATATTATGGAATAATTGGTCTTTTTGCAGCCTTATGGCTGTTTATGGATTCGTTGGTCTTTTTGCTTCCAAACAGTATTGAACCATGGTTGGAGAAAGAAGCTAGACTTATCCATTTTCGTAATCTTACATCTATAGCCAACGATTCTAACGAGCCAACTTTAAAGAAAATTAAAGACGCTTTCACGGCAATTGACCCAGATTTGCAAGGGATAGAAATTGAAATTTTGCAAAACGAACAGATAAATGCCGTAACTCTGCCGAACAAAAAAGTTATCATCTATTCCAAGCTTATTGAGAATGCTGATTCTATTGAAGAACTTATCGGAATTTTAGCCCATGAGATGACTCATGTGAAATATCGCCACTGTATAGCATCGTACATAAAACTATCATTTTTAAGTCTGTTGGATACAATCGTTGCTGGGGGAACTTTATCGGAATCAGGTATTGTTCTTTATTTTCTGCAGTTCTCAAGAGCCAACGAAATGGAGGCAGATGAAGGTGCAATAAAATATTTAGAACAACTTCGGCTTTCTACAAAAGGTATGGAAAAGTTCTTTAAAAAAATTACCGAGCAAAAAACATCAAAGTCTTGGGTGCCTGAATTTTTTAATACTCATCCAGGTTCGCCTGATCGAAGAAAATTATTTACTGCCCACAGGA
- a CDS encoding DUF898 family protein codes for MNIVYNGKVSSHLGISFKNLVLTILTLGIYRFWGKTNLRSYIWSHFEIFNYPLIYHGTASELLKAFLRVIPFYVLFIIVQNLVGWLITYLGAEQKIVIDVLFGFFYFLQFLGLIWIIEFAIYSKHQYLYSRTTWQGIRFSLKGARTAYANLAFSLFIKSIITLGFKDHIYFIKKSQFMYENTSWGDVPLNFTGNSQDLKRMNYLTLLLAIPTFFMSRLYFAIYCIRYAANHLSMQNVRLKANYTVFQLLRYMLANLLITIFSLGMALPYVSYRNLKFMQKYYDLEGDQADLSAKQSTDETSGRDGLAALFDIADF; via the coding sequence ATGAATATTGTATATAATGGAAAAGTTAGTAGTCACCTTGGAATAAGCTTTAAAAATTTGGTGCTAACGATACTAACACTTGGAATCTATCGTTTTTGGGGAAAAACGAACCTGCGATCATATATATGGTCGCATTTTGAAATATTTAACTACCCCCTTATTTATCACGGTACTGCAAGTGAACTTTTAAAAGCTTTTCTGCGGGTGATACCGTTTTATGTTCTTTTTATTATTGTCCAGAATTTAGTGGGTTGGCTCATTACGTATTTGGGGGCAGAACAAAAAATTGTGATTGATGTTCTGTTTGGATTTTTCTATTTTCTACAATTTCTTGGACTGATTTGGATCATTGAATTTGCGATCTACTCTAAACATCAATATTTGTATTCACGCACAACTTGGCAGGGTATTCGTTTTTCGTTAAAAGGGGCACGCACAGCCTATGCCAATCTGGCTTTCAGCCTTTTTATTAAGTCCATAATAACCCTTGGTTTTAAGGACCACATCTATTTTATCAAGAAAAGTCAATTTATGTATGAGAATACTTCTTGGGGGGATGTTCCTTTAAATTTTACCGGAAATTCGCAAGATTTAAAAAGGATGAACTATTTAACATTGCTTCTTGCTATACCAACTTTTTTTATGTCGCGACTATATTTCGCGATTTACTGTATCCGGTATGCTGCGAACCATTTGTCTATGCAAAATGTAAGGCTTAAAGCAAATTATACAGTGTTTCAACTTTTAAGATATATGTTGGCTAATTTATTAATCACTATTTTCAGCCTTGGCATGGCATTGCCTTATGTTTCCTATCGCAATTTAAAGTTTATGCAGAAATATTATGATCTCGAAGGTGATCAAGCTGATTTGTCAGCTAAGCAGTCGACTGATGAAACAAGTGGGCGGGATGGCTTAGCAGCATTATTCGATATTGCTGACTTTTAA
- the dapE gene encoding succinyl-diaminopimelate desuccinylase, with protein MIDPISLCQELIRCESVTPKDAGCLDIIEGYLKPLGFVCHRLPFGQNDPLATDNLYARWGNSGPNFCFAGHTDVVPVGDLARWTVDPFGADIKDGRLYGRGTVDMKGAIAAFISAVADVIQNHQPGCSFSLLLTSDEEGPATFGTKKVIEWLKGRGEIIDACLVGEPTNPQIFGEMVKIGRRGSLNTKVTVTGKQGHVAYPHFAVNPIPALLGYLMQLLQKPLDEGTDHFMASNLEVTSVDVGNPVTNVIPNQASARFNIRFNSLHTGQRLVDYLQAVKEMVSKTFSPQLQWTLEPVISGESFMSNHQGLQQAVVKAIETVTGLTPKLDTSGGTSDARFLKDICPVIEFGLISDQAHQIDEYLVIEDLTSLTGVYKNILCQSFLEPEDSNLREIIAE; from the coding sequence ATGATTGATCCCATTTCCCTTTGTCAGGAACTGATTCGGTGTGAAAGCGTTACACCGAAAGACGCTGGCTGTCTTGATATCATCGAAGGGTATTTGAAGCCCCTGGGCTTTGTCTGCCATCGTTTGCCTTTCGGTCAAAATGATCCTTTGGCCACCGATAATCTTTATGCACGATGGGGGAACAGCGGCCCCAATTTCTGTTTTGCCGGTCATACGGATGTTGTCCCCGTTGGGGATCTTGCTCGCTGGACGGTGGATCCGTTTGGGGCTGACATAAAAGACGGGCGGCTTTATGGGCGCGGTACCGTTGATATGAAGGGTGCGATTGCGGCCTTTATTTCAGCCGTCGCCGATGTCATTCAAAATCACCAGCCCGGTTGTTCATTCAGTCTGTTGTTAACCAGCGATGAAGAAGGGCCAGCCACCTTTGGTACCAAAAAGGTGATTGAATGGTTAAAAGGCCGAGGCGAGATTATCGATGCCTGTTTGGTTGGCGAGCCCACCAACCCACAAATTTTCGGCGAGATGGTCAAAATCGGCCGTCGGGGCAGTTTGAACACAAAAGTCACCGTGACGGGGAAACAAGGTCACGTCGCCTACCCGCACTTTGCCGTGAACCCCATTCCCGCTTTACTAGGGTATTTAATGCAATTGTTGCAGAAGCCATTGGATGAAGGAACGGACCATTTCATGGCGTCTAATTTAGAGGTGACCAGCGTTGATGTGGGCAATCCTGTCACGAATGTTATCCCTAATCAAGCCAGCGCCCGTTTCAATATTCGATTCAATTCATTGCACACGGGGCAGAGGCTGGTCGATTATTTGCAGGCTGTTAAAGAAATGGTCAGCAAAACCTTTTCGCCCCAGCTGCAATGGACGTTGGAACCCGTTATCAGTGGTGAATCTTTCATGAGCAACCACCAGGGCCTTCAACAGGCGGTCGTTAAGGCCATAGAAACGGTTACTGGTTTAACGCCCAAGCTTGATACCTCGGGCGGCACATCTGATGCGCGGTTCTTGAAAGATATTTGCCCAGTGATCGAATTTGGACTGATTAGTGATCAGGCCCACCAGATAGACGAGTATCTGGTGATTGAAGATTTGACGTCCCTAACGGGGGTTTATAAGAACATCTTGTGCCAAAGTTTTCTGGAGCCTGAGGATTCTAATTTACGAGAAATAATTGCAGAATAA